One window of the Puntigrus tetrazona isolate hp1 chromosome 13, ASM1883169v1, whole genome shotgun sequence genome contains the following:
- the nin gene encoding ninein, whose translation MDGARDQYEERLKEVFESFDGSGLGSLSPEELTDLCRALQLEENTLNTLLHTLLEDQIRARVDFEQFKDALILVLSSANTNDTEECLERPDSPEVQPRFVKGSKRYGRRSAPEFIQTHTDLHTRAEDEEAKDEDAQESDDRTVPRKRERWNADLSISEEFEAEGQLHLWNPDEPSTPRGNALPLCDLEERIHNACHQLSLPINGTATLQQLHTLCQHIGIEVGEDLLQCGDESAIDVQEFISCIITHSKPPTPSASTPYRHLKRLHSTQFDESGRRISCALSSTIGLQVFSDLDDGSGHAPVETLLYRWMEEGVDNSSEILQALDFNLEGKVNLSELTVALENELLSTKNSIHQAALVSFKAEIRHLLECVDVERREKERIRFDLDKAEKLKSQLASEVDDHHAAIERNNELNLRKLEQEYKESMTALRAELSKEVELVQQQANQQREELEQEIGKMRDDETFLREHLSLTIKENGRLESELVDTTEKLVEAENQLDKVQKNLDGVLKEKFGDLDPDSAEFYQQEERLRQLRKNYEEQCRELQDRIDELEAQLEEYQTSGHTPSTRPGLSLSDELASKSLDPGSQDKQPLNMSLETEMLLEQHQREIENIRAMVHEEKRSAEEEKSHLSLQHQQEVQVLREELATEQERANRLELEITTLKTLHQQELNTLMLEAQDARSRAEQLEAKVQILEEKQTAYEEQIRVHDEEISLIKSKHQEVLEANLQEQKERLQKEKEKEEKRLKKQWKEEQKSYEEVLCSQLEEMQHRTEQECVELEKRLREQWERERQDLEENSKEVLQAVLEERERRLKEQWDRERQELEEISKETLQAVLEERLERERRLRQQWDEERASLENKHHALLLQRLQEEREHLRSQQEETESIIIEHWGRERAQLEKQHEEALQACLDQERERLQGEREEQERRWQQVLNEEQSRMEEVHRDAMQELSAKHNEERERLSSLLEKLRSDIAEQRRELEKQFSQRLEEVEVRFYGDQEAVSERFQVDVHKLEQHYQSEITAIAQQHAADRAHWEEESEAATKEAEQQRKLLREALDLEREELQKEHQSFEVVHAQDIKALTDKNLQLQAELEAFASAARTKEIELSRQLNELHNHVQDRMEAKDLLLAQAEHKATELEEMLKQAVDDFIQERAELQKSLSALESRREEVISISEDMELLGRIQKGEELLCQELKDERKALLAERDALALRVVQLEEIVLQLTGTTGKPSQEPCVESTIEIPMEPSGDDLEETCEESTIVSFDELNEETGTESTEEVSPKHVICEESSVNRKDEEEADKVNDPDSDISQLHRCPEVDVTDDITSNSCADDKLDVADVESNNNAIETPDCPKEEKEDAKEKLCIPGVDGSEDTELTEELNVKSNSTETPRDDTLNIAEEYYLNGTEREGNLSAESDDSYNQESLQHHESPSKDDTQAEYNDKPVDPETEESPEDGISIASLENDMRAYVKEVCTLTIVDTEQDKVADLRDVCMQEILDLQETVMQYSKAIECTSSQLQSPKRLDPEKENITPQSAVPNENVQLADLKACFEQSIQENLQLVDCNRKLESRVNNLEDKMHIVHELHKQLASVLEETARVRMENSKLKALVQELDKQDKGLQWDSDSSDTSHNSQLKEKIAAVTELEFFCMEFEKQNSHLRRALADLQGKSVRIHEQMQERRTEVCRLAKENIILRHKISTVREEDLRENQDDLQLHHIKQGKRSVQALRRQLSEPRRLGQQLEEENFLSQQNADHVLRHALQEVIRQHDSSASDKNGLSDREDFGSRTEKELLRSELNRCIEKVMSMDSSLQTVTQQNARLKSDLRITQQERDALKQEVISLHKQLQAANEKLLEVSVVSASQQQGRRVWAELSGLMEAEHASLTEENQQLKRQISEMSSEVQSLKEQIRHLEALSVKHRGLVKTADQEKSVLKREMEALHAQLLSTRNKAQMAAVLPSSPLQLPGEQRGQHHSDGPDFIMQDEREVALLQMEERMGEVELTLRNLKLLLQEKVSQLKEQLIRNSESDVLIKDLYVENAQLLKALEKTEQRQKVAEKKNFLLEEKISSLNKIVRDLGPSPLTPAPYHFTRS comes from the exons ATGGATGGAGCGAGGGACCAGTATGAGGAACGATTGAAAGAGGTGTTTGAGAGTTTTGACGGCAGTGGTTTGGGCTCCCTGAGTCCTGAAGAGCTCACCGATCTCTGCCGGGCCCTTCAGCTGGAGGAAAACACACTGAACACGCTCTTGCACACACTGCTAGAGGACCAGATCCGTGCACGG GTTGATTTTGAACAGTTTAAGGATGCGCTGATCCTTGTGTTATCAAGCGCAAACACAAATGATACAGAAGAATGTCTTGAAAGACCAG ATTCCCCAGAAGTCCAGCCACGTTTTGTGAAGGGCAGTAAGCGCTATGGCCGTCGCTCTGCTCCGGAGTTCATTCAGACGCACACTGATTTACACACACGCGCTGAAGATGAGGAGGCGAAGGATGAAGATGCTCAAGAGAGCGATGACAGGACTGTACCCAGGAAACGTGAG cgCTGGAATGCTGACCTCAGCATTTCTGAAGAGTTTGAAGCAGAAG GTCAGCTGCACCTCTGGAACCCAGATGAACCCAGCACACCACGTGGCAATGCACTGCCACTCTGTGACCTGGAGGAGCGTATCCATAACGCTTGCCATCAGCTCTCTCTGCCTATAAACGGCACGGCCACATTGCAACAGCTACACACTCTCTGCCAACACATAGGCATTGAG GTGGGTGAGGATCTGTTGCAGTGTGGTGATGAAAGCGCAATAGATGTGCAGGAGTTCATCTCATGCATAATAACCCATAGCAAACCCCCCACCCCATCAGCATCTACACCCTACAGACATTTAAAGAGACTCCATTCCACTCAG TTTGATGAGTCGGGTCGAAGGATCTCATGTGCTTTGAGCAGTACAATCGGTCTGCAGGTGTTTTCGGATTTGGATGACGGATCGGGGCATGCTCCAGTGGAAACTCTGCTTTACAGGTGGATGGAAGAGGGAGTGGACAATAGCTCAGAGATCTTACAG gCTCTGGATTTTAATCTGGAAGGTAAAGTGAATCTATCTGAGCTGACCGTTGCTCTCGAGAATGAGCTTCTGAGCACTAAGAACTCAATCCACCAGGCGGCGCTAGTGAGCTTTAAGGCAGAAATCAGACATCTGCT TGAATGTGTTGACGTGGAAAGGCGTGAGAAGGAGAGGATTCGTTTTGATCTGGACAAAGCAGAGAAGCTGAAATCTCAGCTGGCATCTGAAGTCGATGACCATCATGCTGCCATTGAGCGCAATAACGAACTCAACCTCCG GAAGTTGGAGCAGGAATATAAAGAGAGTATGACAGCTCTGAGAGCAGAGCTTAGTAAAGAGGTGGAGCTTGTGCAGCAGCAGGCCAATCAGCAACGAGAAGAGCTTGAACAGGAAATTGGCAAGATGAGAGACGATGAAACCTTTCTACGAGAACATCTATCTCTCACCATTAAA GAGAATGGGCGTCTGGAGTCTGAACTTGTTGACACCACAGAGAAACTGGTGGAGGCAGAAAACCAACTGGACAAAGTGCAAAAAAACCTGGATGGTGTTTTAAAAGAGAAG TTTGGTGATTTGGATCCAGACAGTGCTGAGTTTTACCAGCAGGAGGAGCGTCTGAGACAGCTGCGCAAGAACTATGAGGAGCAGTGCAGG GAGTTGCAGGATCGTATAGATGAGCTGGAAGCTCAGCTGGAGGAATATCAGACTTCAGGTCACACACCCTCAACACGTCCCGGACTGAGTCTGTCTGATGAACTGGCCAGCAAGAGTCTAGACCCAG gTTCTCAGGATAAGCAGCCATTAAATATGAGTCTAGAAACTGAGATGTTACTGGAGCAGCACCAGCGAGAGATAGAAAACATCAGGGCAATG GTTCATGAAGAAAAACGCAGTGCAGAGGAGGAGAAGAGTCATCTCTCACTGCAGCACCAACAGGAGGTGCAGGTTTTGAGGGAGGAGCTGGCaacagagcaagagagagcAAACCGTTTGGAGCTGGAAATTACTACCCTCAAAACTCTCCACCAGCAAGAGCTTAACACTCTCATGCTGGAGGCGCAAGATGCCAGAAGCCGTGCTGAACAGCTGGAAGCAAAGGTGCAAATTCTGGAGGAAAAACAGACTGCCTATGAGGAGCAGATCAGAGTGCATGATGAGGAGATAAGTCTGATCAAATCTAAGCACCAGGAGGTGCTGGAGGCCAATCTGCAGGAGCAGAAAGAAAGACTGCAAAAGGAGAAGGAAAAGGAGGAGAAGAGACTTAAGAAACAATGGAAAGAAGAGCAAAAGAGCTATGAGGAGGTGCTGTGTTCTCAGCTTGAGGAGATGCAGCATAGAACAGAACAGGAGTGTGTTGAGCTGGAAAAGAGGCTCAGGGAGCAGTGGGAGAGGGAGAGGCAGGATTTAGAGGAGAACAGTAAGGAGGTACTGCAAGCTGtgctggaggagagagagaggaggctCAAGGAGCAATGGGATCGTGAGAGGCAGGAGCTTGAGGAGATCAGTAAGGAGACGCTGCAGGCTGTGCTGGAGGAGAGACTGGAGAGGGAGAGGAGACTCAGGCAACAGTGGGATGAGGAGCGTGCTTCGTTAGAGAACAAACATCACGCTCTGCTCCTGCAGCGTTTGCAGGAGGAGAGGGAACACCTCCGCTCACAGCAGGAGGAGACCGAGAGTATTATAATAGAGCACTGGGGCAGAGAGAGGGCTCAGCTGGAGAAACAACATGAGGAGGCGCTTCAGGCCTGTTTGGaccaagagagagagagactgcaaggagagagagaggagcaggaGAGGAGGTGGCAGCAGGTGTTGAATGAAGAGCAGAGCCGGATGGAGGAGGTACACAGGGACGCCATGCAGGAGCTGAGTGCCAAACACAATGAGGAGAGAGAAAGGCTCAGCAGCCTTTTGGAGAAGCTACGTTCCGATATTGCAGAGCAGAG GAGAGAGCTGGAGAAACAATTCTCCCAGAGACTTGAAGAAGTGGAAGTCCGTTTCTATGGTGACCAAGAGGCAGTGTCTGAGCGTTTTCAGGTGGATGTACATAAACTTGAGCAACATTACCAAAGTGAGATTACAGCAATTGCCCAACAGCACGCTGCAGATCGTGCCCACTGGGAGGAGGAGTCAGAGGCAGCCACCAAGGAGGCAGAGCAACAGAGAAAGCTTTTGAGGGAGGCACTGGACCTAGAGAGGGAGGAGCTCCAAAAGGAGCATCAAAGCTTCGAAGTTGTACACGCACAAGATATTAAAGCTCTTACAGACAAGAACCTACAGCTTCAGGCTGAGCTGGAGGCCTTTGCCAGTGCTGCTCGAACCAAAGAAATTGAGCTGAGTCGCCAACTCAATGAGCTGCACAACCATGTGCAGGATAGGATGGAGGCCAAAGACCTGCTGCTGGCACAAGCAGAGCACAAAGCCACTGAGCTGGAAGAGATGCTGAAGCAGGCTGTGGATGACTTCATCCAGGAGCGAGCAGAGCTGCAAAAAAGTCTGTCTGCTTTGGAAAGCAGGCGAGAGGAAGTCATTTCAATTTCTGAGGATATGGAGCTGTTAGGCAGAATCCAGAAAGGTGAGGAGCTCCTCTGTCAGGAATTAAAAGACGAGAGAAAGGCACTGCTTGCAGAGAGAGATGCACTGGCATTGAGAGTGGTGCAGTTGGAGGAAATTGTGTTGCAGTTGACAGGAACCACTGGAAAACCTTCTCAGGAACCTTGTGTAGAGTCCACCATAGAAATCCCTATGGAACCCAGTGGCGATGACCTTGAAGAAACTTGTGAAGAATCCACAATTGTGTCCTTTGATGAACTCAATGAAGAAACTGGCACAGAATCTACTGAGGAAGTCAGTCCAAAGCACGTCATATGTGAGGAGTCTTCTGTAAACAGAAAAGATGAAGAGGAAGCGGATAAAGTTAATGACCCAGACTCTGATATTTCACAACTACATAGATGCCCAGAGGTTGATGTTACAGATGACATAACTTCAAACTCTTGTGCAGATGATAAATTAGACGTGGCTGATGTAGAATCTAACAACAATGCAATAGAAACCCCTGATTGTCCTAAAGAAGAGAAGGAAGATGCTAAGGAGAAACTCTGTATACCTGGAGTGGATGGTTCTGAAGATACAGAACTGACTGAAGAACTGAATGTTAAGAGCAATAGCACAGAGACTCCGAGAGATGACACTTTGAATATTGCAGAGGAGTATTATTTGAATGGCACAGAAAGAGAAGGCAATTTATCTGCAGAATCTGATGATTCCTATAACCAGGAGAGCTTGCAACACCATGAATCCCCAAGCAAAGACGACACCCAGGCTGAATACAATGACAAACCAGTTGACCCCGAGACTGAAGAAAGTCCAGAGGATGGTATCAGCATTGCAAGCCTTGAGAATGACATGAGGGCCTATGTAAAGGAGGTTTGTACCCTAACTATAGTGGATACAGAGCAGGACAAAGTTGCTGATCTGAGAGATGTGTGCATGCAGGAGATCCTGGACCTTCAAGAAACGGTAATGCAGTACAGCAAAGCTATAGAATGCACTAGCTCTCAGTTGCAGAGTCCTAAACGGCTGGATCCAGAGAAAGAGAATATCACACCCCAGTCGGCAGTcccaaatgaaaatgtacaacTTGCTGATTTAAAAGCCTGCTTTGAGCAAAGCATCCAAGAGAACTTGCAGCTCGTAGACTGCAACAGAAAACTCGAGAGTAGAGTCAATAATCTTGAGGACAAGATGCATATAGTCCATGAGCTCCACAAACAGCTAGCGTCGGTGCTGGAAGAGACTGCACGAGTCCGAATGGAGAATTCCAAACTAAAGGCTCTTGTCCAGGAACTTGATAAGCAGGATAAGGGGCTCCAATGGGACTCTGACTCTTCCGATACTTCACACAACTCCCAGCTGAAAGAGAAGATTGCTGCGGTGACAGAGCTTGAATTCTTCTGCATGGAGTTTGAGAAACAGAACTCGCATCTACGCAGAGCACTTGCTGATCTTCAGGGCAAGTCTGTTAGGATCCATGAGCAAATGCAAGAGAGGAG AACTGAAGTTTGTCGTCTGGCTAAAGAGAACATCATTCTGAGGCACAAGATCTCAACAGTAAGGGAGGAGGATTTGAGAGAGAACCAGGATGACCTGCA ATTACATCACATCAAGCAAGGGAAGAGATCGGTACAAGCTCTCAGGAGACAA CTCTCTGAGCCTCGCCGTCTAGGACAGCAGCTAGAGGAGGAGAATTTCTTATCGCAGCAGAATGCAGATCATGTACTTCGACATGCACTCCAGGAAGTGATACGTCAACATGACAGCTCAGCCAGTGACAAGAATGGG TTGTCTGACCGCGAGGATTTTGGTTCCAGAACAGAAAAGGAATTGCTTAGATCAGAACTCAATCGGTGCATAGAAAAG GTCATGTCCATGGATTCATCTTTACAGACGGTCACTCAGCAGAATGCTCGTCTAAAATCTGACCTACGCATCACACAGCAAGAAAGAGATGCCcttaaacaggaagtgattTCGTTGCACAAACAATTGCAAGCTGCCAATGAGAAG TTGTTGGAGGTTTCTGTTGTGTCTGCTAGTCAGCAACAAGGAAGGCGAGTGTGGGCGGAGCTTTCTGGGCTGATGGAGGCGGAGCATGCCTCACTTACAGAGGAGAACCAGCAACTCAAGCGTCAGATAAGCGAGATGAGCTCAGAGGTGCAGTCCTTAAAGGAGCAG atccgCCATCTGGAGGCATTAAGTGTAAAACACAGAGGACTTGTAAAAACTGCAGATCAAGAAAAATCAGTCTTGAAACGTGAaatggaggctttgcacgctcAGCTGCTGTCAACACGGAACAAG GCTCAGATGGCTGCAGTCTTGCCTTCATCTCCTCTACAGTTGCCAGGGGAACAGAGAGGACAGCACCATAGCGACGGTCCAGACTTCATCATGCAG GACGAGCGGGAGGTGGCACTGTTACAGATGGAGGAGAGAATGGGAGAAGTGGAGCTCACGCTCAGAAACCTCAAACTGCTTCTACAGGAGAAAGTGTCTCAGCTGAAAGAACAG TTGATCAGGAACAGTGAATCGGATGTGTTGATCAAAGACCTATACGTGGAGAATGCTCAACTGCTCAAAGCCCTGGAGAAGACAGAACAGCGTCAGAAAGTAGCAGAAAAGAAGAACTTCCTCCTAGAGGAGAAGATTTCCAGCCTCAATAAGATTGTCCGTGACCTTGGCCCTTCCCCACTGACTCCAGCGCCCTACCACTTCACGCGCTCCtga